One segment of Candidatus Zixiibacteriota bacterium DNA contains the following:
- a CDS encoding methyltransferase domain-containing protein, which yields MARIEPFSRFWSEYEDWFEKNHFAYISELHAVRKQLPENEKRIEIGVGTGRFAAPLGIKLGLEPSAPMRKIAEQRGIQVVGGVAEELPFADKQFDLVLMVTTICFLDDVTDAFRETRRILKPTGHFVIGLIDKNSLLGKLYEKYKKNNKFYRMATFYSADEVATALEQAGFKDFNFVQTIFHPLSEIKGIEPVKDGYGQGSFVVIRGQK from the coding sequence ATGGCAAGAATTGAGCCGTTTAGTCGGTTTTGGTCGGAATACGAAGATTGGTTCGAGAAAAATCACTTCGCCTATATATCGGAACTTCATGCGGTAAGGAAACAATTACCCGAAAACGAAAAAAGAATTGAAATTGGTGTGGGCACAGGCCGCTTTGCCGCTCCACTGGGTATTAAGCTGGGGCTGGAACCATCAGCGCCAATGCGCAAAATAGCGGAACAAAGGGGGATTCAAGTGGTGGGAGGTGTTGCCGAAGAATTACCTTTTGCCGACAAGCAATTTGATCTGGTTCTGATGGTAACGACTATTTGCTTTCTGGATGATGTCACCGACGCTTTTCGCGAGACTCGCCGAATATTAAAACCGACCGGGCATTTCGTGATCGGCTTGATTGACAAAAATTCTCTGCTTGGCAAATTGTATGAAAAGTATAAAAAAAATAATAAGTTTTACAGGATGGCTACTTTTTACTCCGCTGATGAAGTAGCAACAGCCCTGGAGCAAGCCGGCTTCAAAGATTTTAATTTTGTCCAAACCATTTTTCATCCCTTAAGCGAAATCAAAGGCATTGAACCGGTCAAAGATGGGTATGGTCAGGGATCATTTGTCGTCATAAGAGGACAAAAATGA
- a CDS encoding SAM-dependent methyltransferase: MKNIQYRPIGIIHSPFKNEEKTPPQPGLSGKIGGIIVLQPDYKDGLSNLQKFPHIILVYHLHLSNDFTLKVKPSRRDSLHSVFTKRCRIVPIQSGCPWFILTALKITSYIFQTLTLWTRHPYWISNLSYRPWRSNTGQIWVGCRKCILTSKLN; encoded by the coding sequence ATGAAAAATATACAATACCGGCCTATTGGAATAATTCATTCGCCGTTTAAGAATGAAGAAAAAACACCTCCTCAGCCCGGATTATCAGGAAAGATCGGGGGAATAATAGTTTTACAGCCTGATTATAAAGATGGGCTATCCAATTTACAGAAATTCCCCCATATCATTCTTGTTTACCACTTACATCTCTCCAATGATTTTACGTTGAAGGTAAAACCTTCCCGCCGTGATTCTTTACATAGTGTGTTTACCAAAAGATGCCGGATCGTCCCCATCCAATCGGGCTGTCCGTGGTTCATCTTGACAGCCCTGAAAATAACTTCCTATATATTTCAAACATTGACATTGTGGACGAGACACCCTTATTGGATATCAAACCTTTCGTACCGACCCTGGCGCAGCAATACGGGGCAAATCTGGGTTGGTTGCCGGAAATGCATACTGACAAGTAAACTGAATTAA
- a CDS encoding arsenic efflux protein, whose protein sequence is MLIDILGKTLMITGFVGLMMLVIEYINVVTRGSWQKGLSGHRWMQYLIAVVLGATPGCLGAFAMVAMFSHRVVTLGALAATMIATSGDEAFVMLVLFPEKALLLNAILIVIALVVGYLTDFIVSKRFDNGLEKCCQLEIHEPEYCNCFPRSEILNQWRRLSIARGVLSLALVLFVLGLAIGSIGPQAWDWKRITLLITGLTGLFITVTVPEHFLQEHLWNHVVRKHIPGVFMWTMGALLASHIIIEQLHMDKSIQANAFIVLLFACFLGIIPESGPHLLFVTLYAQGVVPFAVLLASSIVQDGHGMLPLLAHSRRGFLLVKAINLIAGLVVGTIFYFGNWL, encoded by the coding sequence ATGTTGATTGACATTCTGGGAAAAACCCTTATGATAACCGGTTTTGTCGGATTGATGATGCTGGTTATTGAGTATATTAATGTTGTCACCAGGGGATCCTGGCAAAAGGGTTTGAGCGGCCACAGGTGGATGCAATATCTTATCGCGGTGGTGCTGGGAGCCACGCCGGGTTGTCTGGGAGCCTTTGCCATGGTAGCCATGTTTTCCCACCGGGTGGTAACTTTGGGGGCTTTGGCGGCGACTATGATAGCTACCAGCGGTGATGAAGCCTTCGTCATGCTGGTTTTGTTTCCTGAAAAAGCTCTTCTGCTTAATGCCATACTTATTGTTATCGCCCTGGTGGTCGGGTACCTGACCGATTTTATTGTATCCAAGCGATTTGATAACGGTCTGGAGAAATGCTGTCAACTGGAAATCCATGAGCCGGAATATTGCAATTGTTTCCCCCGAAGTGAAATCCTTAACCAATGGCGCCGCTTATCCATCGCCAGAGGCGTTTTGAGTTTGGCTCTGGTTTTGTTTGTGCTGGGTCTGGCCATCGGCTCAATTGGACCGCAGGCGTGGGACTGGAAACGTATAACCTTATTGATAACCGGCCTGACCGGTCTTTTTATAACAGTCACCGTTCCCGAGCATTTCCTCCAGGAGCACCTCTGGAATCATGTTGTCCGGAAGCATATTCCGGGCGTTTTCATGTGGACCATGGGGGCCCTTCTGGCTTCCCATATCATTATCGAGCAACTGCATATGGATAAGTCCATTCAGGCCAATGCGTTTATCGTGTTATTGTTTGCCTGCTTCCTCGGAATTATACCTGAATCCGGTCCACATCTGTTATTTGTTACCTTATATGCCCAGGGCGTAGTCCCTTTTGCCGTGCTTCTGGCCAGTTCCATCGTTCAGGACGGTCATGGTATGCTGCCACTGCTGGCCCATTCACGCCGCGGATTTCTGCTGGTCAAAGCGATTAATCTTATTGCGGGTCTGGTTGTGGGTACAATTTTTTATTTCGGCAATTGGCTGTAA
- a CDS encoding radical SAM protein gives MYVYGPVPSRRLGRSLGVSPIPPKTCSYTCVYCQLGRTTRLQVTRESFFPKEDILAEIVTKSPKAKPDFITFVGDGEPTLCKDLGWLIRKTKDKLHTPTAVITNGSLLFRKDVREDLNEADVVIPTLDAGCEKTFKAVNRPHRDIDFATMLQGMVEFRHSYSGQFWVEVMLVKGINDTENELHSIKNAIDRVNPDRVYILTPIRPPAEPWVQPSDPEDILKAQEIIGQAVAVAGLESGQFGLSEFSDARQAVLEIGSRHPLRRQQAEEIEKHFVKSGILKKMLEEGELITVAYKGEEYLLPGYFRMGKMIKK, from the coding sequence ATGTATGTATATGGTCCGGTTCCGTCGCGACGGCTCGGGCGGTCTCTTGGAGTCAGCCCGATTCCACCCAAAACCTGTTCCTACACCTGCGTCTATTGCCAGCTGGGTAGGACGACCCGTTTACAGGTGACCAGAGAAAGTTTTTTCCCAAAGGAAGATATCCTGGCGGAGATAGTAACTAAAAGCCCTAAAGCAAAGCCCGATTTCATAACCTTTGTCGGTGACGGTGAACCCACTTTGTGCAAAGACCTGGGCTGGCTAATCCGGAAGACCAAGGATAAGCTACATACTCCCACCGCCGTAATTACAAATGGTTCATTGCTTTTCCGCAAGGATGTCAGAGAGGATTTAAATGAAGCCGATGTTGTGATTCCCACATTGGACGCCGGTTGCGAAAAAACTTTCAAAGCCGTCAACCGACCTCATCGGGATATAGATTTCGCGACTATGCTTCAAGGTATGGTTGAATTCCGTCACTCGTATTCCGGGCAATTCTGGGTCGAGGTCATGCTGGTCAAGGGGATCAATGACACCGAAAATGAATTACACAGCATCAAGAACGCCATCGATAGGGTAAACCCGGACAGGGTATATATACTCACTCCGATTCGTCCGCCGGCAGAACCATGGGTACAGCCGTCTGATCCTGAGGATATTCTAAAAGCGCAGGAAATAATCGGACAAGCCGTAGCGGTGGCGGGGTTGGAATCGGGACAATTCGGACTGAGTGAATTCTCAGATGCCAGGCAGGCAGTTTTGGAGATCGGTTCGCGTCATCCTTTGCGCCGGCAACAGGCGGAGGAAATTGAAAAACACTTTGTCAAATCGGGTATATTGAAGAAAATGCTCGAAGAAGGGGAATTGATAACTGTCGCCTACAAAGGCGAGGAATACTTGCTTCCGGGATATTTTAGAATGGGAAAGATGATCAAAAAATAA
- a CDS encoding cupin domain-containing protein — protein sequence MNPICIKTNDLRWRPAEGYGMGAEEKVLNEGDSVAPRAILLKIPPGWSMEAHSHLNTELHYILEGDYESQGRIYPAGTFCIIPKEVRHGSYSTKIGATILITWCNLKY from the coding sequence ATGAATCCGATTTGCATAAAAACCAATGACTTGCGTTGGCGGCCAGCCGAAGGTTACGGGATGGGCGCCGAAGAAAAAGTGCTTAATGAGGGTGACAGCGTGGCACCCCGGGCAATTCTCCTGAAAATACCGCCGGGATGGAGTATGGAGGCCCATTCTCATCTAAACACAGAATTGCACTATATACTTGAAGGTGACTACGAGAGTCAGGGCAGGATATATCCGGCCGGGACTTTCTGCATAATTCCAAAAGAAGTCAGGCATGGATCCTATTCCACAAAAATTGGAGCAACGATTTTGATTACTTGGTGCAATCTGAAATATTAA